The nucleotide sequence CAGCACGCGCCGGAAGGCCTCCCAGAACTTCGGGTCGCCGAAGACCTGGACGTAGTTGTCGGCGCCGACGAACACGGTGCCGCCGAAGAAGGCCTGGTCGCGGAAGAGGCTGAGCACGAACGCGTACACGACCGGCGCGACGAAGGTCAGCGCGAACACCAGCATGAAGGGGGCGACGAAGAGCCAGCCCCGCCATTTCCGCCGCGGCCGGCGGGCCGCGGGCGCCCGGCGTGCCGGCACCGGGGCGGGCGGAGCCGCTGTGGACGTCATCGTCTCTCCGAGTGGTCATGCGGCCGGGCTATGGACCCGGCGTGATGTTTACGTCAACATGGACGGCCGCAGAGTAACTTGTTGACGTAAACATGTCCAGGACACCAAGGAGTGACCGTGCCGCGCCAGACAGCGACCTCGTCCGCATCCGGCCACGCCACCCGGCGCCGGGGGCCGTCGATGGCGGACGTGGCCCGCGAGGCGGGCGTGTCGGGCCAGACGGTCTCGCGCGTCGCGAACGGCAAGACCAATGTGGACGACGCCACGCGCGAGCGGGTCCTGGCCGCGATGCGCCGGGTCGGCTACCGGCCGAACAGCGCCGCCCGCGCCCTGCGCAACGGCCAGTTCCGCAGCATCGGCGTGATCATTTCGGCGCTACCGACGTTCGGCAACAGCCGCACGCTCGACGCCATCGCGGCCGCGGTCGTCCCGGAGGGGTTCTCGATCATCTTGATGCCGGTGACGCGCCCGACCCAGGGCGAGGTGACGGGAGCGTTCAGCACGCTCAACGAGCAGGCCGTCGACGGCGTGATCATCCTGATCGAGCAGCACCAGCTCGACCAAAGCGAGATCGAACTGCCGCACGGGCTCCCGGTGGTGGTGATCGATTCCAGCGCCCGCTACGACTACCCGGTGGTGGACAACGACCAGGCCGACGGAGCGGCGAGGGCGACCAGCCACCTGCTTTCGCTGGGGCACTCGACGGTCTGGCACATCGCGGGCCCGCCGCAGTCGTATTCGGCGGAGCGCCGCCGAAAGTCGTGGCAGGCCACATTGGAGCGGGCGGGCCGCCCGGTACCCCCGGTCGTGGTCGGCGACTGGTCACCGGAGTCGGGCTACCAGGCGGGCTTGAGGCTGGCCGCGGACCCGACGGTGACGGCGGTCTTCGCGGCGAACGACCAGATGGCGCTGGGTCTGCTGCGCGCGTTGCACGAGACTGGTCGCGGTGTGCCGTCCGAAGTGAGCGTGGTCGGCTTCGACGACATGGAGGAGTCGGCCCACTTCTGGCCTCCGTTGACGACGATCCGCCAGTCCTTCGAGGCGGTGGGCCGCCACGCGGTGGAGGCCCTGTTGACCGAAATCGAGACGGGCGCCGAAGCCGGCGAACCGGTCCTGCTCCCGACGGAGCTGGTCATCCGTTCGAGCACCGCCCCACCCCCGGCTTGACCCGAAACTGTCGGTGCCCTCCGGTAGCGTGGAAAACGGGGGGCGCCCCCGCGGCCCGGGGCTTTCGGCCGCCGGTCATCGCGCCTGAGGACATCACCCGTGTCCGGACAGGCATCTCTCGTGTCTCGAGGGGCATCACCCGTGATTGAGCGGGCATCAGCGTGATGCCCTGCCAATCACGCGTGTCGCCCTCCAATCACGAGTGATGCCCCTTCGCTCACGCCAACCGACCCTCCAGGTACGCGAACCGACCCTCTGGGTACGCCAGCCGACCGGGTGGGTACGCGACATCCGGCCGGAACGAGGCCTGCGGGGCGGCTTTCCAACCGGGGCGCGCCGATCGGGTGGGCACGCGAGTCGAATGGCGGACGGGGCGAGGGCCGCGCCGGGGTCGCGAGCGGGCGGGGGTCACGAGCCGGCGGGGTCACGAGCCGGCGGGGGTTGCGACCGGGCGGGGCGAGTGCGGGGTTGGTCGGGAGCGAGGCGGGTTGAGGCGCGGCGCGTTGGGACGAGATGCGCACGAAAGGTCGTTTCAGGCGGGCGGGGCGGGGGAATTACCGGCCACCAAGCCGGGATCTCCGGCACCGCGAACGTCGCAGTGGTGTGGACCATTCGGACGCACCCACGGAAACGAGGCCGTCATGCTCGCCATTCTCGCCGCCGTGCTCTTCGGGCTCGCCCTGCTCATGGAGCTGGCCGGGTTCGGGCTGGGCCCGGTGATCACCACCGGGACGCTCACCACCGCCGGGCTGCTGTGCGTTGCCCTGCACCTGGCCGGGGTGGCCACCGACCGGTCGCGGTTCACCCGGCGGCGGCGCCGTCGCTGACTCGCCTCAGCACCTGCGCGAACACCTCCGGCGACTGGGCTCCCGACACGCCGTACCGCTCGTCGATCACGAAGAACGGGACGCCGGACGCGCCAAGGGCGCGGGCCTGCTCGCCGTCCGACGCCACTTCTGCTTCGTACGCGTCGGACTCGAGCACGGCTCGCGCCTCGTCGGCGTCCAAACCCGCTTCGGCCGCCAGCTCCACCAGGGACTCGTGGTCGAACAGCGAGCGGCGCTCGGTGAAGTGCGCTCGGTAGAACCGGTCGATGACGGCGTCGGCCACTCCGCGCTCCTGCGCGAGGTGGACCAGGCGGTGGCCGTCGACCGTGTTGCCCATGTGGACGCCGTCAAGGTGGTACTCGAGGCCGTCGGCGGCCGCGCGCTCCTCCATCTGGGCTTCCATCGCGTCCGCTTCTTCGAGTGTCCGGCCGTACTTCTCGGCCAGCACCTCGCGGGTCGGCTTGGAAGTACCGCGCGGGAACGACGGATCGAGCTGGAACGAGTGGTGCACCACCTCGACGTCGACGCCGGCTTCGGCCACCGCCCGCTCGAAGCGGCGTTTGCCGAGATAGCACCAGGGACAGACCAGATCGGACCAAATGTCTACGCGCACGAATCCACGCTAACCGAAGGGGCACCGCACACTTCAAGGTAACCGGCGGCCACCTGCGGACAGTGACATCCGGGGCTTCGCCCCGGGCCCGGGGCTTCCGCCACCCGGAACCCCCGAAACAAGCCGTGACCTCCGGGGCTTCACCCCGGGCCCGGGGCTTCCGCCACCCGGAACCCCCGAAAGAAGCCGTGACCTCCGGGGCGCCGAAGCTAGGGTGGGCCGGTGACCGTCTCGACCGACGACATCGTCCGGCACGCGGCCCGGCTGCTGATGGCCGGGACCCGCCTCGACCTCGGCCGGATGGCGGCCGAGCTCGGGATTTCGCGCACCACGTTCTTCCGGCGCGTCGGCAACCGCGACGACCTCATGGGCGCCGGGCTGCGGCTGCTGTCCGACCGGACCTGGCAGCGCGCGCTCGACGGCTGGCGCGCCGGGCACGGCGACGCGGTCCGCACGCCGGAAGGCCGGCTGCGCTGCCTGTGGGTCATGGAGGAGTACCGCCGCGAGGTCGCCGGCAGCGACGGGATGCGCAAGCTGATCGAGGCGGAGTCGGCGGTCGCCTTGCGCGTGCTGACCGACCCGCGCGGCGCCGTCCAGCCCGGGCTGGTCGACGCGCACGTCGAGCTGTTCCGGGCCGACGCCGACGCCGCCGGGCTGGCTCCGCTGGTCGGCCTGCCGGACCTGGCGTTCGCGGTCGTCCGGCTCGGCGAGTCGTTCCTCTACTCCGACGTCCTGGCCGCCCGGTCGGTGGACCTGACCGTCGCGACGACACTGGTGGACACCCTGGTGCGCGGGGCCCTGGAGCCGGTCCGCGTTCACTGAGCGACCGCACAGTTCGTCAGACCACTCCCCCGTTCGGAGGATGTGGAACATTTCCCCAAGGTGTTTCATAGGCGACGGGAAAGCGGTTACCCCGCACCCGCCCGCGGCACTCCTTTCCGTTGCCGTGCACCAGTTCTGCCGATCCGCCCGTCTGTGTCCGGGCGCGCTTTCGCCTGCCCGGGGAAAGAGAGCGATCCATGTCCGCACTCACCAGCCAGCCGACGTCGTCCGGCTCGAGTGAGAAAATTCCCCGCCTCCGTGGGTGGCGCGCCAAGGCCGCCGGCGTGGTCCTGGCCGCGCTGGCGCTGACCACCGGGGTCGCCGCGCCGGCGCCCGCCGCCGCGAACCCCTACGAGCGGGGTCCCGACCCCACCACCGCCAGCATCGAAGCCACCAGCGGCTCGTTCGCGACGAGCACCGTGACGGTGTCGCGGCTGGCCGTCTCCGGCTTCGGCGGCGGCACCATCTACTACCCGACGACCACGACCGCCGGCACGTTCGGCGCCCTCTCCATCGCGCCCGGCTTCACCGCGACCCAGTCGAGCATCGCCTGGCTGGGCCCGCGCCTGGCGTCGCAGGGCTTCGTGGTGTTCACCATCGACACGCTGACCACGAGCGACCAGCCCGACAGCCGCGGCAGGCAGTTGCTGGCCTCGCTGGACTACCTGACCCAGCAGAGCTCGGTGCGGTCGCGCATCGACAGCACCCGGCTCGGCGTCGTCGGGCACTCCATGGGTGGCGGCGGCACCCTCGAAGCGGCGCGGTCACGGCCGACGCTGCAGGCCGCGGTGCCCCTGACCGCCTGGGACCTGACGAAGAACTGGTCGACGCTGCAGGTGCCGACGCTCGTCGTCGGGGCGCAATCGGACACCGTCGCGCCGGTGGCGTCGCACTCGATCCCGTTCTACACCAGCCTCCCGTCTACTTTGGACCGCGCGTACCTGGAGTTGCGTGGGGCCAGCCACTTCGCGCCGAACTCGCCGAACACGACGATTGCGAAGTACACCCTGTCGTGGCTCAAGCGGTTCATCGACAACGACACCCGCTACGAACAGTTCCTCTGCCCGATCCCGAGCACCAGCCTGTCCATTTCGGACTACCGCGGCAACTGCCCGCACAACGGTTAGGCGAGGTTATCCGGGGGCCGGTGTGGCTCGGATTGCTGCACCGGCTACCCGGTATCGCACTCGGACGCGGCATCGGCTCGAAGCAGCCAGCTTCTGGGCCTTCGCCGCCGCCACCAACTGGAGCCGTGGCCAGGGCCAGGGCCGAGCAGGCCAGGATCGGGACTGGGGCCCGGAGCTGGGCAAGGGACTTTGCCAGGGCTGAGATCGAAGCAGCGCCGGGGCTGGGCTGGCCAGGGCTGGCCCGGTGAGGCTCCCTCGGCTGCAGCGGCGGCCCGGGCCGCCGCTGGTCTGGGCTGCGCTCGGCTGCACTGCGCCAGGCTGAGCTTGCCCGGCGCGGTGGGGAACCCCGCTCGGCAGCGGCCCGGCCCGCCGCCGGGTTGGGTTGGGCTCCGCTCGGCCCAGCTCGCCTGGGCTGGGCTCGGCTCGGCCCGGCTCGCCTGGGCTGGACTGGGCTCGGCCCGGCTCGCCCTGGGCTGGACTGGGCTCGGCCCGGCTCGGCCCGGCTCGCCCTGGGCTGGGCTCGGCTCGGCCCGGCCCGGCCCGGCTCGGCCCGCCCTGGGCTGGGCTCGGCTCGGCTCGGCCCGGCCCGCCCTGGGCTGGGTTCGGCTCGGCTCGGCTCGGCTCGGCTCGGCTCGGCTCGGCTCGGCCCGGCCCGGCCCGGCCCAGCTCGGCCCAGCTCGGCCCGGCTCGGCCCGGCTCGGCCCGGCTCGGCTCGGCTCGGCTCGGCTCGGCTCGGCTCGGCTCGGCTCGGCTCGGCTCGGCTCGGCTCGGCTCGGCTCGGGAAGCGTGCGGCACTGGCTCGAACCCCTCACGCCGGCCCCTCGACAAAGCATCAGGTCCTCCCCATCACCGGCCGGCTCGTCTCCGCCGCCATTCATCGAGCCGCCGACCCGCCCCCAACGAGACGACCCCATCGCTCAAGCAGGCGCGCCGATGGTCACCACCACCTTTCCCCTGGCGTGTCCCGCTTCCTGGTAGGCGAACGCCTCACGCAGGTCGTCGAACGGGTAGCTCCGGTCGATCACCGGCGTGACCGCGCCGCGCTCCACCATGCCTGCCAGCTCGCCGAGGGCCGCCGCCTTGTCGGCGCAGGCCACGGCGTCCGCCAAGACCACGCGCCTTCGCGCCAATGGCCCGGAGGCCAGGGCGGAGAAGACGTGCCCGGCGGGCTGGACCCAGCGCCCCGCCGGGCCGCCGACGGCGACGAACGTGCCGTCGCGGGCGAGCACCCGCCGGCAGGCGAATACCGAACGGCTGCCCGCGATGTCCAGCACCACGTCGTAGCCACGGCCGCTGCGGGTGAAGTCCTCCGCCCGGTAGTCGAAGACGTGGCCGGCCCCGAGTGAGCGCACCATCTCGGCGTTGGCCGCGCCGCACACCGCATCGACCTGGGCACCGAGCGCCTTCGCCAGCTGGACAGCGAACGTGCCGACGCCGCCGGAAGCGCCGTTGACCAGCACCCGCTGCCCGGCTTCGACACCCCGCAAGGCCACCAGCGCCGTCACCGCCGCCATCGGCATCGCCGCCGCCTGCTCGTGCGTGAGGTTCGCCGGCATCGGTGCCAGCAGGTCCTCGCGCACGCAGACGTACTCGGCGTGCGCACCCCGCGGCAGGAGCGCGTAGACGTCGTCGCCGGGTGCGAACCTCGTCCCGGCCGTCTCGACCCGGCCGGCCAGGTCACACCCGAGGACGCCCACCGGTGGACGGCGGAGGCCGAAGCCCCCGGTCATCAGGCGGGCCACGTACGGCTCGCCTCTCATGAAGTGCCAGTCGTACGGGTTGACCGATGTCGCGCGCACCCGGACCAGGACCTCACCTTCGCCGGGGACGGGCTCCGGCACGTCTTCGAGGACCAGGCTCGAAGCCGCACCGTACACGTGCTGGACCAGGGCTTTCATCGTTGCCTCCCGCTGCTCTTACGCCGTAAGTCGTACGTTGTAAGGTACGCCGTACAATGTAAGAACGTCAACCGCGCCTTACCTTGTACGATCTTGTGGGTGACGACCGACGCGCGGATGCCCCTGAGCCGCGAGCGCGTTCTGCGCGCGGCAGTCGGCCTCGCCGACGAACACGGGCTGCGGGCGCTGACGATGCGCCGCCTCGCCGAAGAGCTCGGTGCCGAGGCGATGTCGCTCTACTACCACGTGGCCAAGAAGGAAGACGTGCTCGACGGCATCGTCGACGTCGTGGCCGGCGAGATCAACGAGGCCGTCGGCCGCATCGAGGCGGGCCCGGACTGGAAGACGGCGGTGCGGGAGCGGATCCTGGCCGCGCGGCAGGTGTTCCTCCGGCACCGCTGGGCGCCGGGACTGTTCGAGACGCGGTCGTCGACGAGCACCGAGGTCCTGCGCTACTTCGACGCGCTGGTCGGGTTGATGCGCAACGGCGGGTTCTCCTACGACCTGGTGCACCACGCGCTGCACGCCCTCGGCAGCCGCGCGCTCGGGTTCAGCCAGGAGCTGTTCGACCCCAGCGCCGGCGAGTCGGCCGACGTGCCGGTGGACCTGGTCTGGCAGCTGCCGAACCTGGTGGGGATGCTCAGCGAGATCGCCCACGACGACCCGCACTCGACGCTGGGCTGGTGCGACGACCAGGCCGAGTTCGAATTCGGCCTCGACGTCATCCTCGACGGCCTGGACCGGCTGCGGACGCAGTAGTCCACCAGGTGGGACCCCGGCGTGCGCGGGGGCAGAATCGGCACCGTGTCACGACCACTGCGGAAGCTCGGCTTCCTGACCATCGGCCTGTTCGACGCGGCCGACCCGCGCCGGGGCCACGAGTCGACGCTGGAGATCATCGAGCTGGGCGAACGGCTCGGGTTCGACAGCGCCTGGGTACGCCACCGGCACCTGCAGTACGGCATCTCGTCGCCGGTCGCCGTGCTGGCCGCCGCGTCGCAGCGGACCAGCCGGATCGAGCTCGGCACCGCCGTGATCCCGCTCGGCTGGGAGAACCCGCTGCGGCTGGCCGAGGACCTCGCCACCGTCGACCTGCTCTCCGGCGGGCGGCTCAACCCGGGCCTCAGCGTGGGGCCGCCGATGCGCTGGGACGACGTCAAGGACGCCCTCTACCCCGACACCGCCGACGCCGAGGACTTCTCCTACGACCGGGTGGAACGGCTGCTCGGGTTCGTGCGCGGCGAACCGGCCACCGGGTTCAGCGGCACCCAAGGGTTCGAGGTGTTCTCCGACCGGGTCCAGCCGCAGTCGCCCGGGCTCGGCGACCGCCTCTGGTACGGCGGCGCGAGCCTGCGCTCGGCGCAGTGGGCGGGCGAGCACCGGATGAACTTCCTGACCAGCAGCGTGGTCAAGGCCGAAGGCGAGAGCACGGACTTCGCCGAAATCCAGCTCTCGCACATCCGGGCGTTCCGCGAGCACCACCCCGCCGGCCGCATCTCGCAGGGCCTGGTCGTGATCCCGACCGACAGCGCGACGCCGCACCAGCGGGCGAAGTACGAGGCCTACGCCGAAAAGCGCCTGCCCCGCACCGCCGAACCGCAGGGTCCGGCGCGGACGCTGTTCTCCCCCGACTTCGTCGGCACGTCCGCGGAAATCGCCGAGCGGCTGCACGCGCACAAGGCGTTCCGCGAGATCGACGAGGTGGCTTTCGCCCTGCCGTTCACCTTCGAACACGAAGACTACGTGCAGATCCTCACCGACATCGCGGAACGCCTCGGCCCGGCGCTGGGCCGCAATTCCTGACCTACTTGTTGGTGCCCGGCGTCAGCACCTTGTCGATGACGAAGACCGTGGCGTTCTTGGTGGGGATGTTGCCGCACAGGATCTTCGCGCCGTTGACCGTCATGTTGTCGCCCGAGCCCTCGATCTTCACCGGACCACCGGCGGTGTTCAGGGTGTCGACCGAACCCGCGGTGGCGAGGCCCTTGGCGTCGTAGCGCTTGCCGACGACGTGGTACTGCAGGATCGGCGCCAGCTCGGCGGGCTTGCCGGCCAGCTCGTTGAACTTGGCGTCGCCCAGCGCGGCGAACGCCGGGTCGGCCGGCGCGAAGACCGTGATGGCCTCCTGGCTGTTGAGCGTGTCGACCAGGTTGGTGGCCTTGACGGCCGCCACCAGCTTGGTCAGCAGCGGGTTGGTCGACGCGGCCGAGGCGACCGGCTGCGGGCCCATCGAGTCCAGCGAACCGGGCGAGGACCCCTGCGGCAGCTGCGAACACGCCGGGCCGAAGACGTCGGCGTTGGTGGTCACGCCGTTGGCGGCACCGGAAGCCATGCTGGACGACGGCGCGGGCACCGAGGACGACGGCGCCATCGAGCTGCTGGAACTGCCCGACGAAGCGGTGTCGCTACCGCTGCACGCGGTCAGCGAAAGGGCGGCGACGGCGGCGACGCCGATACCGGCGACACGGAGCTTGGTCACAAAAATCACTCCCATAAAGCGGCTGAGAACTGCTTCTTACCCTTGATTCGGAACTGTGGAGAAAGCGGATTGCCCCCATTCGGGTGATCCGGGTCACCGGGCCGTGAAGGCGATGCTGTGCCACCCGGTGGCGCCGTCGGGGACGGTTCCGGCCCGCATTTCGGTCTGCGTGTACCCGCTTTTGTCGGTCGCGCGGCAGACGACCTGGTGCCCGCCGGGTGCGACGTCGAACTCGAGCCACCACATGCGCCAGGTGCGCACGTTGACTTCGTGCGACAGCATGGCTTCGCGCCACGGGCCGTTGTCCATGCGCAGCTCGACCTTCGTGATCCCGGTGTGCTGGGCCCAGGCGATCCCGGCGACGCGGACCTTCCCCGAAGAAACGGTTTCAAACCCCTTGGGCGTGTCGATCCGCGATTCCGTCTTGATCGGCGCTTCCCGGCCCCAACCGCGTTTCAGCCAATACGCCTGCCGCGCTCCCCAGGTGGTGACTTCGAGGTCGGTCACCCATTTCGTGGCCGACACGTAGCCGTACAACCCGGGAATGACGAGCCGGGCCGGGAAACCGTGCTCGATCGGCAGCGGCTCGCCGTTCATGCCGATGGCGAGCATGGCCCCGCGCGTCCGGTCCAGCGCCGCGGCGACCGGGCTGCCGGAGGTCCAACCGTCCACACTGGACGAAAAGAGCTGCTCGGCGCCGGGCCGCACGCCGGCCTCGTCGAGCAGGTCGGCCAGGTCGACGCCGACGAAGTTCGCGGTGGACACGTAGGTGCCGCCGACCTCGTTCGAGACGCAGGTCATCGTGATCGTGCGTTCCACCAGCGGCCGGTTGCGGATGTCGGCGTAGCGGTACCGGATTTCGCGGTCGACCATCCCGTGCAGCCGCAGGCTCCAGTCCTCGGTCCGCACCTGCGGCACGCTCAACGCGGTGTCGACCCGGTAGAAGCGGGTGTTGGACGTCAGGAACGGCGGGGTGCCGAGCTTCGCGAAGTCGGCGTCGGCCGGGATCATCGGCGCGGTCCGGGCCGGGACGAGCCGCCCGACCGCTTCGCGCGACGACGTCGCGTCCCGGCTGCCGGCGAGCAGCTGCCCGCCGAGGCCCGCGACCCCGGCCCCGACGACGACACCGGCGCCCGCCAGCAGCACCGTCCGGCGCGAGGCGTCCGAGACGGCTTCGCGGCGGGCCAGCCGGTGCAGGAAGGCGAACGTCGCCACCCCGGCGACCAGGCTTGCCAGCGGCGCGAGCAGCGCGACCACGTCGAGGTCGGGCCGCGCGTACACCGCGACGAGGCCGACCAGCCCGACCCCGGTGATCACCACCAGCCCCGGCACCGGCGTGCGCCGGGACAGCAGGCCGGCCACCGCCGCCACGGCCACCATGGCCACCGCCATCCCGGACAGCAGCACCAGCTTGTCGTAGGTGCCGAAGGTGCGGACCGCGAAGTCCTTGAGCCACACCGGGGTCAAGTCGATGGCGCCGTTGCCGACCGCCAGGTACGGCGAAGCGTTGACGCCGACGAACCCGGCCACGAGGTGCCCCGCCGCCAAGGCCGCCACGAGCGCCAGCACCCCGAGCAGGGCGGCCCGCCAACGGCGCAGCGAGCGCCCGCTAGACAAGGGAAATCCTGGTGACGGCGGGGGTCGTCGGGCCGGCCGAACCGCCGGCGGGTTCGACGGTGATCCCGATCCGGTCGACGTCGGACGGCAGCTCGGCCACGAGCATCCGCTGCGACGCCTCGGACGTCATCAGCCCGGCCGACCGCGCGCCGCGGCTGCCGATCAGCCACACCTGGTAGACGTGCCCGGCGTCGAGCGCGGGCAGGTCCGAGGCGAGCAGCACGGCCTGGTTCCGGCTGCGCGAGACGACGAGCGTCGCGTGCCCCTGGCCGGCTCCCTGGATCGCGGACGCGTCCGGCGCACCCAGCACCGAGTCGACGGGCGCGGGCGTCCTGGCGACGCCGAGCACGACCGCCACCACGGCCGCGGCGGCCGCACCGAACAGCGAGATGCGCAGCTGCCAGGTCTTGGCCCGGCTCAGCCGGCGGACGACCGGCAGTTTCGGCGGCAGCTGCCGGGTGCGGGCCACCTCGGCCAGCACCACCGGCTTCAGCTCCGGCGGCGTGGCCACCGCGGCGGCCACGGCGAGCCGCGCACCGGTCGCCCGCAGCTCCGCGACCTCCTCCTGGCAGGCCGCGCAT is from Amycolatopsis mediterranei and encodes:
- a CDS encoding LLM class flavin-dependent oxidoreductase; the encoded protein is MSRPLRKLGFLTIGLFDAADPRRGHESTLEIIELGERLGFDSAWVRHRHLQYGISSPVAVLAAASQRTSRIELGTAVIPLGWENPLRLAEDLATVDLLSGGRLNPGLSVGPPMRWDDVKDALYPDTADAEDFSYDRVERLLGFVRGEPATGFSGTQGFEVFSDRVQPQSPGLGDRLWYGGASLRSAQWAGEHRMNFLTSSVVKAEGESTDFAEIQLSHIRAFREHHPAGRISQGLVVIPTDSATPHQRAKYEAYAEKRLPRTAEPQGPARTLFSPDFVGTSAEIAERLHAHKAFREIDEVAFALPFTFEHEDYVQILTDIAERLGPALGRNS
- a CDS encoding anti-sigma factor domain-containing protein, which encodes MTAELHMLTGAYALDAVSDVDRAEFERHLGECAACQEEVAELRATGARLAVAAAVATPPELKPVVLAEVARTRQLPPKLPVVRRLSRAKTWQLRISLFGAAAAAVVAVVLGVARTPAPVDSVLGAPDASAIQGAGQGHATLVVSRSRNQAVLLASDLPALDAGHVYQVWLIGSRGARSAGLMTSEASQRMLVAELPSDVDRIGITVEPAGGSAGPTTPAVTRISLV
- a CDS encoding QsdR family transcriptional regulator, giving the protein MTVSTDDIVRHAARLLMAGTRLDLGRMAAELGISRTTFFRRVGNRDDLMGAGLRLLSDRTWQRALDGWRAGHGDAVRTPEGRLRCLWVMEEYRREVAGSDGMRKLIEAESAVALRVLTDPRGAVQPGLVDAHVELFRADADAAGLAPLVGLPDLAFAVVRLGESFLYSDVLAARSVDLTVATTLVDTLVRGALEPVRVH
- a CDS encoding fasciclin domain-containing protein gives rise to the protein MTKLRVAGIGVAAVAALSLTACSGSDTASSGSSSSSMAPSSSVPAPSSSMASGAANGVTTNADVFGPACSQLPQGSSPGSLDSMGPQPVASAASTNPLLTKLVAAVKATNLVDTLNSQEAITVFAPADPAFAALGDAKFNELAGKPAELAPILQYHVVGKRYDAKGLATAGSVDTLNTAGGPVKIEGSGDNMTVNGAKILCGNIPTKNATVFVIDKVLTPGTNK
- a CDS encoding molybdopterin-dependent oxidoreductase; the encoded protein is MLALVAALAAGHLVAGFVGVNASPYLAVGNGAIDLTPVWLKDFAVRTFGTYDKLVLLSGMAVAMVAVAAVAGLLSRRTPVPGLVVITGVGLVGLVAVYARPDLDVVALLAPLASLVAGVATFAFLHRLARREAVSDASRRTVLLAGAGVVVGAGVAGLGGQLLAGSRDATSSREAVGRLVPARTAPMIPADADFAKLGTPPFLTSNTRFYRVDTALSVPQVRTEDWSLRLHGMVDREIRYRYADIRNRPLVERTITMTCVSNEVGGTYVSTANFVGVDLADLLDEAGVRPGAEQLFSSSVDGWTSGSPVAAALDRTRGAMLAIGMNGEPLPIEHGFPARLVIPGLYGYVSATKWVTDLEVTTWGARQAYWLKRGWGREAPIKTESRIDTPKGFETVSSGKVRVAGIAWAQHTGITKVELRMDNGPWREAMLSHEVNVRTWRMWWLEFDVAPGGHQVVCRATDKSGYTQTEMRAGTVPDGATGWHSIAFTAR
- a CDS encoding NAD(P)-dependent alcohol dehydrogenase, which codes for MKALVQHVYGAASSLVLEDVPEPVPGEGEVLVRVRATSVNPYDWHFMRGEPYVARLMTGGFGLRRPPVGVLGCDLAGRVETAGTRFAPGDDVYALLPRGAHAEYVCVREDLLAPMPANLTHEQAAAMPMAAVTALVALRGVEAGQRVLVNGASGGVGTFAVQLAKALGAQVDAVCGAANAEMVRSLGAGHVFDYRAEDFTRSGRGYDVVLDIAGSRSVFACRRVLARDGTFVAVGGPAGRWVQPAGHVFSALASGPLARRRVVLADAVACADKAAALGELAGMVERGAVTPVIDRSYPFDDLREAFAYQEAGHARGKVVVTIGAPA
- a CDS encoding TetR/AcrR family transcriptional regulator — encoded protein: MTTDARMPLSRERVLRAAVGLADEHGLRALTMRRLAEELGAEAMSLYYHVAKKEDVLDGIVDVVAGEINEAVGRIEAGPDWKTAVRERILAARQVFLRHRWAPGLFETRSSTSTEVLRYFDALVGLMRNGGFSYDLVHHALHALGSRALGFSQELFDPSAGESADVPVDLVWQLPNLVGMLSEIAHDDPHSTLGWCDDQAEFEFGLDVILDGLDRLRTQ
- a CDS encoding alpha/beta hydrolase family protein; protein product: MSALTSQPTSSGSSEKIPRLRGWRAKAAGVVLAALALTTGVAAPAPAAANPYERGPDPTTASIEATSGSFATSTVTVSRLAVSGFGGGTIYYPTTTTAGTFGALSIAPGFTATQSSIAWLGPRLASQGFVVFTIDTLTTSDQPDSRGRQLLASLDYLTQQSSVRSRIDSTRLGVVGHSMGGGGTLEAARSRPTLQAAVPLTAWDLTKNWSTLQVPTLVVGAQSDTVAPVASHSIPFYTSLPSTLDRAYLELRGASHFAPNSPNTTIAKYTLSWLKRFIDNDTRYEQFLCPIPSTSLSISDYRGNCPHNG
- a CDS encoding LacI family DNA-binding transcriptional regulator yields the protein MTVPRQTATSSASGHATRRRGPSMADVAREAGVSGQTVSRVANGKTNVDDATRERVLAAMRRVGYRPNSAARALRNGQFRSIGVIISALPTFGNSRTLDAIAAAVVPEGFSIILMPVTRPTQGEVTGAFSTLNEQAVDGVIILIEQHQLDQSEIELPHGLPVVVIDSSARYDYPVVDNDQADGAARATSHLLSLGHSTVWHIAGPPQSYSAERRRKSWQATLERAGRPVPPVVVGDWSPESGYQAGLRLAADPTVTAVFAANDQMALGLLRALHETGRGVPSEVSVVGFDDMEESAHFWPPLTTIRQSFEAVGRHAVEALLTEIETGAEAGEPVLLPTELVIRSSTAPPPA